The following coding sequences lie in one Mesorhizobium sp. NZP2298 genomic window:
- a CDS encoding ATP-binding protein produces the protein MTVAIEMGHTTAGAPANLDLEELLATRLLVQGNSGSGKSHLLRRLLEQSAPWVQQTIIDPEGDFVSLGERYGHLVIDAEEHTERGLQAAGERARIHRVSTVLNLEGLDAENQMRRAAAFLGGLFEVARDHWYPMLVVVDEAQLFAPAVAGEVSDEARKLSLGAMTNLMCRGRKRGLAGIIATQRLAKLAKNVAAEASNFLMGRTFLDIDMARAADLLGMERRQAEAFRDLERGQFMALGPALSRRPLGLRIGPTDTSPRNGTPRLMAMPEAALEDARAIILAAPPPETVRAPRRVASPDLLDQLMAAKSAALEIRPEPPEPQISAEDLADRRERVDRVLRAILAQPDAGFRVIGVLYQEFVVRCRIEGLASVVPDLPEFRRMLTRARAGLGSETTQDDAWRDVSVRASLLPDDMQGVFMMIARAAKEGWPCPSDAAIARAYGSHSLRRARRLLTYIEEQGLIVCQIDGTGKRTVTLVELAWATAPGDPNAEEAEQGSLAL, from the coding sequence GCCAACCTCGATCTCGAGGAACTGCTGGCGACCCGCCTTCTGGTGCAGGGCAATTCCGGCTCCGGCAAGTCGCATCTCTTGCGCCGCCTCCTGGAGCAGAGCGCGCCCTGGGTGCAGCAGACAATCATCGATCCCGAAGGCGACTTCGTCTCGCTCGGCGAGCGCTACGGCCATCTGGTGATCGATGCCGAGGAGCATACCGAGCGCGGGCTGCAGGCGGCCGGCGAGCGGGCGCGCATCCACCGCGTCTCGACCGTGCTCAACCTCGAAGGGCTCGACGCGGAGAACCAGATGCGGCGCGCCGCCGCCTTTCTCGGCGGGTTGTTCGAGGTCGCCCGTGACCATTGGTACCCGATGCTGGTGGTGGTGGACGAGGCGCAACTGTTCGCGCCGGCGGTGGCCGGCGAGGTTTCCGACGAGGCGCGCAAGCTTTCGCTCGGCGCCATGACCAATCTGATGTGCCGCGGCCGCAAGCGCGGGCTGGCCGGCATCATCGCCACGCAGCGTCTGGCCAAGCTCGCCAAGAATGTCGCCGCCGAGGCGTCGAATTTCCTCATGGGCCGGACTTTCCTCGACATCGACATGGCGCGCGCCGCCGATCTGCTCGGCATGGAGCGGCGCCAGGCGGAAGCCTTTCGCGATCTGGAGCGCGGGCAGTTCATGGCGCTGGGGCCCGCGCTGTCGCGCCGTCCGCTCGGCCTGCGTATCGGGCCGACCGACACCAGCCCGCGCAACGGCACGCCGCGGCTGATGGCGATGCCGGAGGCAGCGCTTGAGGACGCCCGCGCGATCATCCTGGCGGCGCCGCCGCCCGAGACGGTGCGCGCGCCGCGCCGGGTGGCGTCGCCGGATCTGCTCGACCAGCTGATGGCGGCGAAGTCGGCGGCGCTCGAAATCCGCCCCGAACCGCCGGAGCCGCAGATCAGCGCCGAGGATCTGGCCGATCGGCGCGAACGGGTCGACCGCGTGCTGCGCGCCATTCTCGCGCAACCCGACGCGGGTTTCCGCGTCATCGGGGTGCTCTACCAGGAATTCGTGGTACGCTGCCGTATCGAGGGCCTCGCCTCGGTGGTGCCGGATCTGCCGGAGTTCCGCCGCATGCTGACGCGCGCGCGCGCCGGCCTCGGCTCCGAGACGACGCAGGATGACGCGTGGCGGGACGTTTCCGTCCGCGCCTCGCTGCTGCCCGACGACATGCAGGGTGTGTTCATGATGATCGCGCGTGCCGCCAAGGAGGGCTGGCCGTGCCCGAGCGACGCCGCGATCGCGCGCGCCTATGGCTCGCACTCGCTGCGCCGCGCCCGGCGCCTCCTGACCTATATCGAGGAGCAAGGCCTCATCGTCTGCCAGATCGACGGCACGGGAAAGCGCACCGTGACACTGGTCGAACTCGCCTGGGCCACGGCGCCGGGCGATCCCAATGCCGAGGAGGCGGAGCAGGGGAGCCTGGCGCTATAG
- a CDS encoding class I SAM-dependent methyltransferase, whose protein sequence is MCQTCLSWYARCVAPYFVHAGCSAGAFSHMRKRVIPRAQGVVVEVGFGSGLNLPYYDPAKVEWLIGVDPDGTMLGLAGPRSRGLPFRVECLRASGESLPLADGLADTVVVTYAFCTIPDPEAALGEIRRILKPTGRLIFIEHGQAEGPRCRRWQERLNRLWGSIAGGCHLNRDPLRLIGAAGFRLIEVQHGRFPLPLWQLGSHHAGIAAAG, encoded by the coding sequence ATGTGCCAGACCTGCCTTTCCTGGTACGCGCGCTGCGTCGCCCCTTACTTCGTCCACGCCGGCTGTTCGGCCGGCGCCTTTTCGCATATGCGCAAGCGCGTCATCCCGCGGGCGCAAGGCGTCGTCGTCGAGGTTGGCTTCGGGTCCGGCCTCAACCTTCCCTATTACGACCCCGCCAAAGTGGAATGGCTGATCGGCGTCGATCCCGACGGCACGATGCTCGGCCTTGCCGGACCCAGGAGCCGTGGCTTGCCATTCCGGGTCGAGTGCCTGCGGGCGAGCGGCGAAAGCCTGCCACTGGCCGATGGCCTCGCCGACACGGTCGTCGTCACCTATGCTTTCTGCACCATTCCGGACCCAGAGGCGGCGCTCGGCGAAATCCGGCGCATCCTGAAGCCGACGGGGCGACTGATCTTCATCGAGCACGGCCAGGCCGAGGGGCCGCGTTGCCGCCGGTGGCAGGAGCGCCTGAACCGGCTGTGGGGATCGATCGCCGGCGGCTGCCACCTCAACCGCGATCCGTTGCGCCTGATCGGCGCCGCCGGCTTCCGCCTCATCGAAGTGCAGCACGGGCGCTTTCCCCTGCCCCTGTGGCAATTGGGCAGCCATCACGCCGGCATTGCGGCCGCAGGCTGA